In Haliotis asinina isolate JCU_RB_2024 chromosome 16, JCU_Hal_asi_v2, whole genome shotgun sequence, the following are encoded in one genomic region:
- the LOC137268070 gene encoding uncharacterized protein has product MDKNIVVFFALLACFLVAESAFDPLSMNNLGLVGNGRGNFNNVRGRGQGQGRGNWNNNFGNGRNTVRGRGRGRGRGRNTDLDLKEHLSLLLPGR; this is encoded by the exons ATGGATAAAAACATCGTGGTTTTCTTTGCTCTTCTGG CGTGTTTCTTGGTGGCCGAGTCCGCTTTTGATCCCCTCTCCATGAACAACCTCGGACTCGTTGGAAACGGTCGCGGGAACTTCAATAATGTTCGAGGTCGAGGCCAAGGTCAAGGCCGGGGAAACTGGAACAATAATTTCGGAAACGGCAGAAACACTGtcagaggaagaggaagaggaagaggaagGGGGAGAAACACA GACTTGGACCTCAAGGAGCATCTGTCGCTGCTTCTTCCAGGGAGATAA